The genomic interval CTACAACAATCGCCAAACTAGCTCATCTCTATCAAAAACAAGGCAAAAGTGTGATTCTAGGTGCGGGGGATACTTTTAGAGCTGCCGCAATTGAACAACTTAAGCTATGGGGAGAGAAATTGAATCTCCCTGTCATTGCGTCCAAAATCGGACACGACCCCTCTGCAGTTGCCTTTGATACGATTACTTCCGCAGTTGCAAAAAACCTAGATATAGCCCTGATTGATACAGCGGGGAGATTGCACAATCAAAGCAATCTGCAGCAAGAATTACAAAAAATTATGCGTATTTGTGATAAGGCAAAATCGGGTGCTCCACACCAAAAAATTCTTATTTTAGACGGCACTCAAGGCACTTCTAGCCTAGAACAAGCAAAAGTATTTAGCCAAACACTAGGCGGGATAGATGGTGTGATTATCACCAAATTAGATGGCACGAGCAAGGGCGGAGCGATTTTTAGTATCCTCTATACTTTACGCGTCCCTATTTTGTATATTGGCATAGGCGAAAAAGCAGAAGATTTAATTGTTTTTGACGAAGAAGAATACATCGCGACGATTTTAGATTCTATCTTTGAAAGCTAGATTCCAAAACTTTAGCAAGTTTTCCACAATTCTTTCAAATCAAATCACAAAGGTTGCAAAATGGCAAAGAAAAAAGCGCAAATTTTTGAATGTCAGCATTGTGGATTCCAAAGCTCAAAATGGCTCGGAAAATGCTCTAATTGCGGAGCTTGGGAAAGTTTCTTGGAGCTTAAAACAGAACAAATTGAGGTATTAAAGGCAACTTCATCTCCTCTTAGCACCACCAAAGTTACGCCAATTACAGAAGTGCAAGAAGAGGAATTTGTGCGCTTTAGTAGTGGAGAATCAGAGCTAGATATTGTGCTTGGGGGAGGAATCGTGCTTGGGGGAATGTATTTAGTCGGCGGAAGTCCGGGCGTTGGAAAATCTACGCTTTTGTTAAAAATCTCAAGCAATCTAGCCAAAATGGGCAAACAAATCCTCTATGTCAGCGGGGAAGAAAGTGCTTCACAAATCAAACTACGGGCGGAGCGATTAAATGCAGTTTGCGAAAATCTTTTTTTGCTCAATGCAATCAAGCTAGAGGAGATTTTAGGCACGATTTATGCCAATGAACACTCTTATTCTATGGTTGTAATAGATAGTATTCAAACGCTTTATAGTGAGAATATCAGCTCTAGTCCCGGGAGTGTTTCGCAAGTGCGTGAGGTAACTTTTGAGCTTATGCGCCTTGCTAAAGAGCGTGGAATCTGCGTGTTTATCATTGGGCATATTACCAAAGATGGCGCGATTGCAGGACCTAGAATCTTAGAACATATGGTGGATTGCGTGCTCTATTTTGAGGGAGATTCTAGCCGTGAATTGCGATTTTTAAGGGGATTTAAAAACCGCTTTGGCAACACTAGCGAAATTGGAATCTTTGAAATGAAAAGCAATGGTCTAGTTGGAGCAAAAGAGGCTTCCAAGATTTTCTTTAGTCAAAAGACTTCTGCACCCGGAAGTGCATTAAGTGTCGTAATGGAGGGTTCTCGCTCACTTGTTTTAGAGGTGCAAGCATTGGTGAGCGACTGCGCTTATGGTATGCCTAAACGCTCTTCTACGGGATTTGATTCCAATCGTCTCAATATGATTTTGGCTCTATTGGAGCGAAAATTAGAGATTCCGCTGAATCGCTACGATGTTTTTATCAATATCACCGGTGGAATCAAGATTTTAGAAACTGCGGCAGACTTAGCAGTCGTAGCAGCAATTCTATCTAGTTTCCGCAACCGCCCTCTCTCTAATGGAAGCATATTTTTGGGTGAAGTCAGCCTTGTAGGAGACATTAGAGATGTTCCCAATGTAGAAGCAAGACTCAAAGAAGCATTATCTCTTGGAATCTCTAATGCGATTCTACCCAAAAAACCCGCGCAAAAAATCAATATCAAATGTTTTGAAGTGCAAGAAGTTACAAAAATCATTGATTGGATGTAGAGATTCCACCTTTTGCAACTCTTTATTTTTTCTAGATTAGAAAATTAGTTTTAAAATTTACTTATAATTTACGCCCTTGTGTTCTTTTGTGCCTTTACGGCAATCTACAATGTTAATCTCGTTTTAAAGATTCCATTGCAAAAGCAGAATCCCTGCTATTCCTTATGCACATTAAGCGCAGAGAAACTCTGACTTGTCGGCATTATCTCTAATGTATTCACATTGATATGTTTTGGTAAGGTAGCAACCCAATAAACCGCTTGAGCAATATCCTGTGGCGTAAGAGCATTTGCCCCTTGATAGAGCGCGTCTGCTTTGCTTTTGTCGCCTTTGAATCGCACAAGCGAAAATTCACTACCCCCAGCAAGTCCGGGTTCAATATCACTTACGCGCACATTTGTGCCACTTAAATCCGCACGCAAACCCAAAGCAAATTGGCGCACAAATGCTTTACTCGCCCCATAAACATTACCTCCCGGATAAGGATAACTTCCCGCAATTGAACCAATCGTAATGATATGCCCGCTTTTGCGCTCCACCATTTGTGGCAGAATCAAACGCGTGATAAATGCAAGGGCTTTGACATTGACTTCAATCATTCTCTCCCAATCCTCAAAATCACATTTGTCTGCACTTGTCAATCCAAGTGCAAGCCCTGCGTTATTGACTAGAACATCAATTTCTTTGAAATTTTGTGGTAGAGATTCTATGGCTTGACGCAAAGAATCTTTGTCGCAAATATCACAAGGCAGAGCTATACAATGTGGAATCTCTTGCGCAAGGGATTCCAACTGCTCCTTGCGCCTTGCAAGCGCAATGACTTTGTGTCCTTTGCCGCCAAACTCTTGAGCGATTGCACGTCCAAACCCGCTAGACGCACCTGTAACTAATACATTCATTGTCTTTCCTTTGGTGTTGAATATTGCTTGAATTATAGGAAGTTAGTTTTAAAATTTACTTATAATTTACGACCTTGTGTTCTTTTGTGCCTTTGCGATACTGCGTCCTTGCAAGTATTTTTGTAAAAAATGCGTAGCAATCTATAATGTAGAATCTTGCTTTTAAAGTTTCCATTGCAAAGGTTAATTTATACAAGATTACGGGATTATAGATTTGCAAAAGTATGGGACTAAAACTCTACAACAAAGCCACGATTCAAACCTGCAAAATCTTGATAAAACTCCAAACTCTTATGTGGCAAAGTTTGCAGATAAGATTCCACACTTTCTTTTTGATTATAACCCATTTCGCAAATCAAAAACGGAATCTTGCAATCAAAGCTAAGTTGAATAATATGCAACAGCATTTCATAGCCTCTTTTTCCACCAAAAAGAGCATTTTGTGGCTCAAACCTCAACGTAGGAGGTAGAATCTCACCCTCCTTGATATAAGGAGGATTTGCGAGCAACAAATCAAAAGGAATCTTTAATGCCTTATTAAAATCTAAATACGCGCTTCTATGCAAAGTTAAATTCTCCGCTCCAAATCTAACTCTATTAACATAGGCATTAAAAAGGGCTTCGGGTGAAATATCGCTTGCGTGAAATTCTAGTTTAGGATTCTTTGAAGCAAGCAAGACACTGATTGCTCCACTCCCTACACCAATTTCTGCGATTCTTGTGCAAGATTTCCGCACAATCAAATCCAATGCCTTTTGCACTAAAATCTCTGTTTCTGGACGCGGAATCAACGCACCATACGAAACATATAGCTCTTCACCATAAAAGCTCACGCTCTCTACCAAATATTCTATCGGCTCGTGATGACTTCTGCGCAAAATCAATTTTTTAAAAGATTCCAACCAAAAAGGCTGAATCGTTGTTTCAAAATTACAATGCAAAGCAACTCTAGGCTGCCTTAAAACAAACCCAAGTAAAATTTCAGATTCTAAAAGCGGGCGCGGAATCCCTTGTTCTTTTAGCTTTTTTGCGCCATATTTGAGAGCTTTTTGAATACTCCATTGTAATTCCATTGCTTAGACTTCACTTAAACTTTTTGAATATTCTGTGGTTGATTTGCTAGATTTGCACAGCCTAATGCCATTAAGCGCGCCATTAAAGGCGGGTGGCTATAAAAAAATCGCATATACAAAGGGTGAGCCAAAGGAAAGGAATTGTTTTCTTTAACAAGAACTAATAGCGCATTTGAGAGGGATTCTGCGCTTGTTAGCTCTGCACCAAATCTATCGGCTGCAAATTCGTTTTGGCAACTTCTCCAATTTACCAACAGCATAAAATACAATCCAATCGGCGAGCTTAAAAGCAACAAAAAGACAATCAATGCGTGCGCACTTCGCTCCAAATTTGCTTCAACAAACAAAGATTCGGGCAAGTTTGCTACCACAAATAATAAAACGCCAAAAAATCCAAGCACAAGCCCTAGCATTTTGTAAATATCGTAATGCTTAAAATGCCCAAGCTCGTGCCCCAAAACAGCAAGAATGGAATCACTTGAAATTTTTTCTAACAAAGTATCAAACAATATCACGCGTTTTGCGCGTCCTAATCCCGCAAAATACGCATTCAATCTCCCATCGCGTCTAGAAGCGTCCATGACAAAAACGCCTTTGCTTTGGAATCCCACACGATGTAATAAAGCAGTGATTTTATCCTGTAATTTTGGATTTTCAAGGGGAGTGAATTTGTTAAACATCGGCGCAATCAAAAGAGGATACAAGAAATTTATCCCAATAAGCAAAACTGCTCCAAAAAGAAACACATAAACTTCCCAAAATCGCACTTCCAAAATAATCCAACTAAAAACAAAAATCAAGATTCCACTCACAATAAGCAATAAAGCAAAAGACTTCAAGGTATCTGTGATAAAAAGCTTCATTCCACCTTTTGCAAAACCAAACTTTTTATCAATAACCAAAGTCTGATAAGCTTCAAAAGGTAAATTCACCAATGCTCCAACAACAAGAAACACGAGCACAAAGACGACAGATTTCATCAAAGGCGATAGCTCCAAAGCCGAATCTAAGGCAGAAAAACCAAAAAGAATCCAAAAACTCATAAGTAAAAAATCTAAACTCACATTATAAATTGCAATTTTTTCACGCACGCTTGCATAATCTGCTGCCTTTAAAAACGCACTAGATTCTAAAATATAAGGTGGTTTGGCTTTTTCTTGTCGGATAAAATTTAACTGCAAAAAAGAAAGAATCAGCTTCGGAAGACTAAAAAATAAAGCATAGCACACAATTAAATTCATTTATAAACCTTTCAATGGATTGGATTTAAAAGTTTTCTAGGGCAAACTCCATATCCTTTTCAATCACGCTTCCGTGCGTTTGCCCCTCAAAACTTTTAAAATACGCCACACAAGCACTTTCTTGCGTGATTCTATTTGCAAGAGATTGCGCACTCAAAAAAGACTTTTTCTCAACCAAATGACTTTCTAATTCTCCTTGTGTGATAAAAATCAAAGGGCAACTCTTTAGCCGAATCTCTCTAGGTAGAAAGGAAGCTTCTCCCCACCACAAAGATGGGGAATTAATAAAAAAATGCGTAAAATCTCTGCTCTCTTTAAGCAAAGAGTTTAGCACAAAGATTCCCCCAAAAGAATGCCCAAAAAATGCTTTATAATCAGGATTAATAGGATATTTTTTTGCTAAAAAAGGCAAGAGTATCTCTTGAACAAAAGACAAAAACTCCTTGTCTCCACCGCCTCCTTGAAAATCCTCTCCTAGCACTTTTGGCATATAATCCCTCGTGCGTTTTAAAGTGTCAAACGCTTTTGGGCTATCATAGCCCACACCGACAATGATAATGGGTTCTTTGGGCGGATTTTGATACAGATTCAAGATTCTAGGGAAAAAAGCATTGCCATCAAGAGACACAAAAAGCTTGTAATTTGCGCCTTGCAACTTACTCTTTGCAAGAAAGATTCTGTATTTTATATCTTTGTAGAGGAAATCCTTTGCCTGCGGGATTTCAAAAAAATCTTTTACTTTTACAGAAAGTTGCGGAATCACCTGACTTGGTTTTGCAAAAAGCACACAAAAAAATGCCAAAAAGAAAAAGATGATTTTCATTAAAACCTTGCTTGCTTTTTGTCTTTTTCTTAATTAAAAGAATCTTAAAAAAAAATTCTTCAATTCGTCAAATTTTCAAAAAGCCAAATGAGATAAAATTTCCAAAATTTTGCGTATTATAACAAAAGCATATATAAAATTATTGTTTAATAATGTATAATCTACAAAATTGTATTAAAATAATTGGGAATTTTATATGGGAATTTTTGAACGAAATGATATTGCGATTGACTTAGGCACGGTGAATACTATCGTGCGCAACGATATGGAAACAACACTTTTTTGCGAAGCGACTTGTATTGCTCTTGAAAAAAAATATAATTCTCATCGCATTCTAGCAATCGGCGATTCGGCAAAAAAAATGCTAGGACGCACACACAACGAAATAGAAGTAGTCAATCCTCTTTTGAATGGAGCTATCAGCGATTTTGAAACCACTAAAATCTTTATGAACGCAATTTTGCAAAAAGCAAAAGCGGGTTCGCTCTCTCCCCGCGTAGGCATTAGTATCCCTCAAAACCTCACGCAAGTAGAGAGACATTCTCTCTATGAAGCAACAATGCTTGCGGGAGCGAAAGAAGTCTTGCTCATAGAAGACCCCTTTAGCGCGAGCGTTGGTGCTGGATTAGACATTTCTACCGCACGTGCAAAAATGATTATTGACGCTGGAGGAGGACTTGTAGAAGTCAGTATTATTTCCTTAAATGGACTGATTACAAGTGCTTTTACCAAAGAAGCGGGAGATTTCATAGATTTCGCCTTAGTAGAATATTGTCGCCATAATAAAAATATTGGAATTAGCAAGGAAATGGCAGAAAACTTGAAACGCAAAATCAATGTTTTTGCCAAGAATCCCACAATTCATATTGGAGCAAAAAACCTTGCCAATAGTATGCCCATAGAATGTGAATTAGACTTAGAGGAATTCAAAGGCGTTATTTTAAATAGTCTTTACAAAATCAAAGACATTATTATTGAGGCTATCCACAATGCACCTCCGCAAATTGCGCCCGATTTGATTGAAGATGGGGCGACTTTGACGGGTGGTTTGGCACTGATTCCGGGTATTAAGGATTTCTTGGAAAAAGAACTTAGAATGCAAATCCACCTTACTCCAGACCCACTTTTGGATATTTCCAAAGGGGTTTGGCAGATTATGCAAGATTATGAATCTTTTGAAAAAAGTTTATAATGAATTCTCACTCTTTTCTTGAACCTCTTGCCACACCAAGTGGAATCCAAGCCTTTTTAAGCCGCGCACCGCTTAATATCGCCTTTCACGCGGGAGGAGATTCCAAAGAAAATGTAGAATCCCATCGCTCTCTTTGTATAGCCCCTTTTCCTCTTTCCTCTCTTGCATATCTTAATCAAGTGCATAGCAAAGAGATTCTAAAGGCACAAAGAGGAGGATTATTAGGTGATGGCGATGGAATCTTGATTGCGCAAAAAAATATTATCGGGCTAATTATGGTAGCAGATTGCAATCCGATTTTGCTCTTTGATACCAAGCACAAAGTCCTAGCATTGCTACACGGCGGACGCGTAGGCTTACAAAAAGGCATTATTCCCAACGCTTTAGAACAAATGCAGCAAGAATTCAACACGCAAACCTCCGATTTGTTTGCCTATGTTGGACCTTCTATTCGTGCGTGTTGTTATGAAGTAGGCGAGGAAGTCTTGAAAGATTCCCTCTTAAAGAAAGGCAAAATCGTGCGTGAAGGCAAGATTTACTTAGATTTAATCGCAATCATAAAATCTCAATTTAAAGCCACAAATATCACAAATTACGATATTTCACCTCACTGCACTTGCTGCACTTCTGCTTACTTTTCTTATCGCAAAAATCCCCAATGCGGACGCTTTGGATTGTTTGCATATCTAACTTAAAGGAGACAAACGATGATTATTATCCCTGCAAGGCTCAAATCCACGCGTTTTCCCAACAAGGTTTTAGCGCAAATTCGTGGAATCCCTATGATTGTGCGCACAGCAGAACTCGCCAAGGAGATTGATGATGTTATCGTCGCTTGCGATGATTCTCTTATTGCGGAGGTTTGCACGCGCTATGGCATACGCTCAATCCTTACAAGCAACACACACGAAAGTGGAACAGATAGAATTGCTGAATGCGCTAGACTTTTAAAGCTTACTAAAGAGGAGATTATTATTAACTTGCAAGGCGATGAACCATTCTTGGAGCAAGAAGTCATCTTGCGCTTAAAACATTTAATGGAAAATGAAGCCAAAAGTCGCGGTGAGATTCCATTTATGGGAAGTTGCGCAAAATCAATCACTAGCGAACAAGCTAATGACCCAAATCTTGTAAAAGTAGTCTTGAATGCCAAGAATGAGGCGATTTACTTTTCGCGCTCCAAGATTCCTTATGATAGGGAAAATCAAATAGAATCCGGCGCACAATATTTAGGACATTTAGGAATCTATGCGTTTAGCGGTGAAAGCCTGCAGGCTTTTTGTAATTTACCAAAATCTACTTTGGAATCTATAGAAAAACTAGAACAATTGCGTGCTTTAGAACACTCTAAAACCATTGTAATGGCAAAAGTAGAATCACAATCTTTTGGAATTGACACCAAAGAGGATTTGGAACGCGCCTTAAAAATGTTTTCTAAGTAGCTTTTAAAATTATTAAGATTTTGCATATATGCTCGTAATGACACAATTACCCTTGCGATTCTTATATTTGACTTGCTTCGTTTTTCACTGCGTTCGCCTCTTGCAAGGACGAATAATCAAGATAAATATAAGATTACATTAAGCTTTTTATGGTAAAAGCCAAAGGTTATTTTGCAAAAGTTTCAAGCAAGCAAAATTAAAAATAAAAACTAAAAATATCATCTTAGGGAGTTATTATGGAATCTAAAAAAGTTTATTTAGATAATAATGCAACCACTATGCTAGACCCACAGGCTAAAGAGTTAATGGAATCTTATTTTTGCCAAAAATATGGCAATCCAAACTCCTTGCATAGTTTTGGCACAGAAACACACATAGCAATTCGTGAGGCATTTAATCATCTCTATGAAGGAATTAATGCGCATGATGAAGACGACATCATCATCACTTCTTGCGCGACAGAAAGCAACAATTGGGTTTTAAAAGGTGTGTATTTTGATACTTTGCGCTTTGGTGAAAAGAATCATATCATCACGACACAAGTAGAACACCCTGCAATTCGTTCAACCTGTCAATTTTTGGAATCTCTAGGTGTAGAAGTAACTTATCTGCCTATTGGAGAAAATGGCACACTAGATGCAAGTGCAGTAGAAAATGCTATCACAGATAAAACCGCATTGGTTAGCGTAATGTGGGCAAACAACGAAACGGGGATTATTTTCCCTATTCAAGAAATTGGGGCAATTTGCAAAAAGAAAGGAGTGCTTTTCCACACGGACGCAGTGCAAGCTATCGGCAAAATTCCCGTTGATGTGCAAAAGGCACAAGTAGATTTCTTAAGTTTCAGCGGGCATAAATTCCACGCACCTAAAGGAATCGGTGGGCTTTATATTCGCAAAGACATTAAGCTTACCCCTTTATTTCACGGAGGAGAACATATGGGTGGCAAGCGTAGCGGAACTCTCAATGTCCCTTATATCGTAGCATTAGGAGAAGCAATGCGACAAGCTTCACTTCATTTAGATTTTGAACGCAACAATGTGCGTCATTTGCGTGATAGATTAGAAGATGCTTTACTAGAGATTCCAGATGTTTTTGTCATAGGCGAGCGGGCTTTGCGTGTGCCAAATACGATTCTAGTAAGCATTCGTGGAGTAGAGGGAGAGGCGATGTTGTGGGATTTAAACAAATATGGTATTGCTTGCTCCACAGGAAGCGCGTGTGCAAGTGAGGACTTGGAAGCAAATCCTGTAATGAGCGCAATTGGCGCAGATAAAGAATTAGCACATACTGCAATTAGAATTTCACTTAGTCGCTTTAATACAAAAGAAGAAATTGACTATGCAATGGAAGTTTTTAAAAAATCTATTGCACGTTTGCGCTCTATTTCAAGTAGTTATTAAAGAAACAAATTAAGAATTAAAGGAAAAAGAATGGCAAAAAATGAATTATTAGGCGGTGCGTTATGGGACGCATATAGCAAAAAAGTAAGCGAAAGAATGGACAACCCAACTCATTTAGGCGTGATTACGCAAGAAGAGGCAGATAAAAGAGGATTGAAGCTTGTTGTCGCAGATTATGGCGCGGAGGCTTGCGGTGATGCAGTCCGACTTTATTGGCTCATAGACGCAAACGATACGATTGTAGATGCGAAATTCAAGAGCTTTGGCTGCGGGACTGCGATTGCAAGTAGTGATATGATGGTAGAGCTTTGCTTGGGCAAAAAAGTGCAAGAAGCAGTGAAAATTACCAATATTGATGTAGAAAAAGCGTTGCGTGATGAGCCTGATACTCCAGCCGTCCCGGGACAAAAAATGCACTGCTCTGTAATGGCTTATGATGTGATTAAAAAGGCAGCGGCGCAATATTTGGGCAAGAATCCAGAGGATTTTGAAGATGAGATTATCGTCTGTGAATGCGCACGCGTGAGCTTAGGAACATTAAAGGAAATCATTAGGATTAACAATCTAAAAACGATTGAAGAAATCACCGAATACACGAAAGCAGGTGCGTTTTGTAAAAGTTGTATCCGACCCGGAGGACACGAAGAGAGGGAGCATTATCTAGTAGATATTTTGCGTGAAGTGCGTGCAGAAATGGAAAATGAACTTCAAAACAAAACCGATTTGAATTCCAAAGACAATTCAGAATTTGCCAATATGACGATTGTGCAAAAAATCAAAGCTATTGAATCCGTGATTGATGAAAAAATCCGCCCAATGCTGATGATGGACGGGGGTAATATGGAAATCATTGATTTAAAAAATGCAAGTGATGGCTATACTGATGTGTATATTAGATATTTAGGTGCTTGCAGTGGTTGTGCAAGTGGTGCGAGTGGCACGCTGTTTGCGATTGAATCAGTTTTGCAAGAAAACTTGGATTCTAGTATTCGCGTTTTTCCTGTGTAAAACAAATAGAATCTTAAAATTTAAGTTTCAAGCAAGATTCCAACATTATGGATTTGCGGGTGTGGGCAAAACCCTTGCGCAATGTGCGCTACAAATGCTACACATTCTCGCAATGATAGAGTAGTAGCTTTTATTTGGATACCACCAATAAATCAGACAGGAACGAAGTATTGGCTCAAGGCTCAAGAGGCATTATTAAGCGCTATTCCTCCCCTAATGCCTCTTTGGCGATTTTTACTAAAGGCTCTACATCGTATTCTTGAATCTTTTGTTTCATAATTTTCAAGTATTCCTCAATATTTTCTGAAGTCAGCCTATGCGTATTATCCCGAATCGCGTCTAATTGCATAGAGTTCATATCAATGTTATAATGCACTAAGTCGCTATAATTTGCAATATTATCCGCATAGTCTAAAGTATCAAATCCGTAGATTTTAGTATTAGGATAAGCCTCCAACTCGCCAATTAACCAAGTTAAAACTGCAACCCAAGTATAAAAATACTCTGAATTTGTCATAGGTTTTTTCCCTAAACGATAAACATTGTAATTCAATCGCGAATAAGGAGGAACGATAAAATAAAAATTTGTCTGAGGATAATCTCTCACAAATGTAAGTAAAAATTTATCTAAATATTTTTTATCATTACTTATATCTCTTACATTGACTTTTTGCAACTTAGCAAAATCATTTACCCTTATCACATCGGCTAAGTCCAGCAATTGTGCCACATTTTTATAATCAACAAACCAATTTTGTATGCCACCAAGACGCTTATTTACCTGCTCGTCATTTCTAAAACTAGCCAACTCCTCTGTATCTTTAATAGTCATTTTACACCCTCCACTATTTGATAAGCTCAAGGCACATTTAATAAACTTTCCATTAAAATAAATTTTCAAGTCGTTCAGCTCATTATTATCATAGAGAAAAGCAAAATAACTCCCACTTTCTGATATTCCTACAATTGCATCAAGTGATAAAATCACAGATTTAATAGGCTTTTTGCGCAAAGCATAATTAAGCACCAATGCTCTTTCAGCCAAAGAAGAGCCAGCAAGAGAGAGATTCACCCATTCTCCGCCTAATTTCTCCTTTGCTTCTTTAGCGGAAGTATTTGCCAACATAGAAGTACCTAAAATATACGAATCAAAATTGTAATGCTTGATGATTCCTTTTGCTTGCATTCTTATATCATCTGAATAAGTTTCCTCCCTAAAATAAGGCTTATGATAAAGCAAAAATGGGTCATAAAAATATAAAATCAACACCAAAAACAAACCAACAAACAACGGAATCGCCAAAGAGATAATGCAAAATTTTTTATCCATAAGATTTCCTAAAAATTAAAATAAATAAATTCTGTATAAGGTGTAACCGCAAGGGTCATTAATGAAACTAGCAAACAAAATCCTATTAAAACTGCTAGTTTATAACCCGCTTTAAACTTTGCTAATTTTTCTAAAGAATTACTAAAACACAAGCACAAAACAAATGCCATCAACAAATAAACAACAAAATCATTTCTAGCTCCAAGATTTGCCAATAATTCTGGTATGTGATGCGCCTTCCGCGGCAACTCCACCCACACAATCCCAAACATTCCTTTAAGCAGATTCATTGCCCCTTGTAGATTC from Helicobacter ganmani carries:
- the ftsY gene encoding signal recognition particle-docking protein FtsY, with product MLGIFKKTLQKTTQNIRDLLPKTHKKLDKETLEEILIATDMDYELIEMILSPLGEQISRNELEVALLRLFRKESYYDKVQAKIIEEKPCVNLIVGVNGAGKTTTIAKLAHLYQKQGKSVILGAGDTFRAAAIEQLKLWGEKLNLPVIASKIGHDPSAVAFDTITSAVAKNLDIALIDTAGRLHNQSNLQQELQKIMRICDKAKSGAPHQKILILDGTQGTSSLEQAKVFSQTLGGIDGVIITKLDGTSKGGAIFSILYTLRVPILYIGIGEKAEDLIVFDEEEYIATILDSIFES
- the kdsB gene encoding 3-deoxy-manno-octulosonate cytidylyltransferase, with the protein product MIIIPARLKSTRFPNKVLAQIRGIPMIVRTAELAKEIDDVIVACDDSLIAEVCTRYGIRSILTSNTHESGTDRIAECARLLKLTKEEIIINLQGDEPFLEQEVILRLKHLMENEAKSRGEIPFMGSCAKSITSEQANDPNLVKVVLNAKNEAIYFSRSKIPYDRENQIESGAQYLGHLGIYAFSGESLQAFCNLPKSTLESIEKLEQLRALEHSKTIVMAKVESQSFGIDTKEDLERALKMFSK
- a CDS encoding HemK/PrmC family methyltransferase, which encodes MELQWSIQKALKYGAKKLKEQGIPRPLLESEILLGFVLRQPRVALHCNFETTIQPFWLESFKKLILRRSHHEPIEYLVESVSFYGEELYVSYGALIPRPETEILVQKALDLIVRKSCTRIAEIGVGSGAISVLLASKNPKLEFHASDISPEALFNAYVNRVRFGAENLTLHRSAYLDFNKALKIPFDLLLANPPYIKEGEILPPTLRFEPQNALFGGKRGYEMLLHIIQLSFDCKIPFLICEMGYNQKESVESYLQTLPHKSLEFYQDFAGLNRGFVVEF
- a CDS encoding M48 family metallopeptidase encodes the protein MNLIVCYALFFSLPKLILSFLQLNFIRQEKAKPPYILESSAFLKAADYASVREKIAIYNVSLDFLLMSFWILFGFSALDSALELSPLMKSVVFVLVFLVVGALVNLPFEAYQTLVIDKKFGFAKGGMKLFITDTLKSFALLLIVSGILIFVFSWIILEVRFWEVYVFLFGAVLLIGINFLYPLLIAPMFNKFTPLENPKLQDKITALLHRVGFQSKGVFVMDASRRDGRLNAYFAGLGRAKRVILFDTLLEKISSDSILAVLGHELGHFKHYDIYKMLGLVLGFFGVLLFVVANLPESLFVEANLERSAHALIVFLLLLSSPIGLYFMLLVNWRSCQNEFAADRFGAELTSAESLSNALLVLVKENNSFPLAHPLYMRFFYSHPPLMARLMALGCANLANQPQNIQKV
- a CDS encoding SDR family NAD(P)-dependent oxidoreductase; its protein translation is MNVLVTGASSGFGRAIAQEFGGKGHKVIALARRKEQLESLAQEIPHCIALPCDICDKDSLRQAIESLPQNFKEIDVLVNNAGLALGLTSADKCDFEDWERMIEVNVKALAFITRLILPQMVERKSGHIITIGSIAGSYPYPGGNVYGASKAFVRQFALGLRADLSGTNVRVSDIEPGLAGGSEFSLVRFKGDKSKADALYQGANALTPQDIAQAVYWVATLPKHINVNTLEIMPTSQSFSALNVHKE
- a CDS encoding polyphenol oxidase family protein, which encodes MNSHSFLEPLATPSGIQAFLSRAPLNIAFHAGGDSKENVESHRSLCIAPFPLSSLAYLNQVHSKEILKAQRGGLLGDGDGILIAQKNIIGLIMVADCNPILLFDTKHKVLALLHGGRVGLQKGIIPNALEQMQQEFNTQTSDLFAYVGPSIRACCYEVGEEVLKDSLLKKGKIVREGKIYLDLIAIIKSQFKATNITNYDISPHCTCCTSAYFSYRKNPQCGRFGLFAYLT
- a CDS encoding alpha/beta hydrolase — its product is MKIIFFFLAFFCVLFAKPSQVIPQLSVKVKDFFEIPQAKDFLYKDIKYRIFLAKSKLQGANYKLFVSLDGNAFFPRILNLYQNPPKEPIIIVGVGYDSPKAFDTLKRTRDYMPKVLGEDFQGGGGDKEFLSFVQEILLPFLAKKYPINPDYKAFFGHSFGGIFVLNSLLKESRDFTHFFINSPSLWWGEASFLPREIRLKSCPLIFITQGELESHLVEKKSFLSAQSLANRITQESACVAYFKSFEGQTHGSVIEKDMEFALENF
- a CDS encoding rod shape-determining protein; the encoded protein is MGIFERNDIAIDLGTVNTIVRNDMETTLFCEATCIALEKKYNSHRILAIGDSAKKMLGRTHNEIEVVNPLLNGAISDFETTKIFMNAILQKAKAGSLSPRVGISIPQNLTQVERHSLYEATMLAGAKEVLLIEDPFSASVGAGLDISTARAKMIIDAGGGLVEVSIISLNGLITSAFTKEAGDFIDFALVEYCRHNKNIGISKEMAENLKRKINVFAKNPTIHIGAKNLANSMPIECELDLEEFKGVILNSLYKIKDIIIEAIHNAPPQIAPDLIEDGATLTGGLALIPGIKDFLEKELRMQIHLTPDPLLDISKGVWQIMQDYESFEKSL
- the radA gene encoding DNA repair protein RadA, which produces MAKKKAQIFECQHCGFQSSKWLGKCSNCGAWESFLELKTEQIEVLKATSSPLSTTKVTPITEVQEEEFVRFSSGESELDIVLGGGIVLGGMYLVGGSPGVGKSTLLLKISSNLAKMGKQILYVSGEESASQIKLRAERLNAVCENLFLLNAIKLEEILGTIYANEHSYSMVVIDSIQTLYSENISSSPGSVSQVREVTFELMRLAKERGICVFIIGHITKDGAIAGPRILEHMVDCVLYFEGDSSRELRFLRGFKNRFGNTSEIGIFEMKSNGLVGAKEASKIFFSQKTSAPGSALSVVMEGSRSLVLEVQALVSDCAYGMPKRSSTGFDSNRLNMILALLERKLEIPLNRYDVFINITGGIKILETAADLAVVAAILSSFRNRPLSNGSIFLGEVSLVGDIRDVPNVEARLKEALSLGISNAILPKKPAQKINIKCFEVQEVTKIIDWM